Below is a genomic region from Cygnus atratus isolate AKBS03 ecotype Queensland, Australia chromosome 19, CAtr_DNAZoo_HiC_assembly, whole genome shotgun sequence.
agaggcagaaaaactCCAGAGCCCAGCCACTGACTGCTCCTAGCACATCTCTCCAGCTTGCTCCTGGCGCTGAAGGGatgcagggctggtggcacagagaccaggagctggggctgggggtggggagcCGTGGGTCCTTGCTGCCTTCCACCACCAAAGAACTGGAGCCAGGTGCTGGGGTGAGCACAGAGCCTTGCCACCAGCTCTGCCACTTCCCAGGCTCTTCCCACTGCCCCCCTGTGGAGCATTTGCAAACCGAGGAGCTGGGCAAGCATCTCTTGCCAGGTGAGAGCACTTTCTTATGCCTGGCCTGagccctgcagggtgctgcagctgcctgcgATCCAAGGATCCCGGCAGGATGGGACCCATCTCCTCCTGGAGGCACCAGCACCAGCGTggtgaggctgcagctcttccaggagCAGGACACTCGGTGCCTCCAGGGCTTTGCAATCCCGACACCTTGCTCTGGGGTGGGCTCAGCTCCCACACAGCCCCTAGCACCATCCCCACCACCACAGTTCCCCCAGGGTCCCTGTTCCCAGGGGTTTTCCCTcacaggagcacagcacagcctctgctcaggcagggcaggaggtcTCCATGCCTGAACCTGCGACAGGGACGGTGAACCCCTGGGCAGCAGGAAGATGGAGGGGAAGGCACCTTAGGACTCCAGGACAGCTTTTATCACATCCTTGAGGATTTTAAGTTACTGCATTTTTCCACGTAATTAAAGATTCGAGGCTGGCAGGTGCCAGCACCATGGCAGGAAGGAGCCCCCAACGCACACCACGCTCCGGCCAgccccctgggcacccctgcctctgccctggggCATCCCTGGAgcctgctctgcctgggcaCAGCTCAGGGCTCTGACTTTTTTATGGCAGGTGACACCAAGTGGCAGAACCGTGAACGGGTGCTGTGCGCAGCGTGGGCACTGTGCATGCCAAGGGGACAGCTGAGCACCAGGACATGGGGGCGTGAAATCACCGCGGTGCCTGGCACGGGGATGCTGTAAGAGCTCATGAATTGTGTGGGAAATGGATGCAGAAACTGGACTCTGAGGAAGGATGGCCTCTGCAACCCCTCTCCTCCCAACCCAAGAGCTGTATTAACATCACCCTCGTGCACCCCTGCCCCCACCTCTCCCCATTTTGCCTCTGCTAACCCCATACGGTGCTGGAGCAAAACAGCTGGAGGCCAGATCAATTCAAAGAGCTGGAGCCATGAGCTGTGGTCCCCAGTGACCCTGTCATCCTCGGTTTTAACTATTCACCTTCCCCACAAAGCCCAACTTTCTCATGCAAACGGCAAGTAGAGCaaacacttaaagaaaaacaattggaCAAAGCAGGTCACTTCTCCCTGCTCTGGGGGCAGGGCTTGCCCTGGGCTAGCATGAGGCTGACTAACAAATACAACCaacaggagcagcacagcaggtgtTTAATAGATGTGTTGGATACTCCCCGGAGCATCTCTGCATCGCTGCACTGTGCCAGGCTcctgcaccccctgccctgGTGAAGGTGTCCCCATCACACGTCTGCATGCACAAGAAAAGCCGGGCACCAGCAAGCCCTGGGCCAGGCACCAGGGGACACCCGTGACCGTCGGACCAGGTTTTGGAGTTGTCAGGATGAAGGGTGGAAATATCCTCATCCTCTCCTATTGCACCCTAAATCCCAGCAGGATAGAGAGCAAACCCCGAGAAAGCTGAATCCCTTCCTGGGCTACGGGGACAGCCCCACCACTACCATCCACACATGGGCCTGGGGCATGGCATGGGGTCCCCAAATCGTAAGACCCTGGGAGCTCAGTGTGCGATGCAGGATGCCGTGCCTGGCTCCACTGAGCCGCACCAAGCCTGCCTGCATGctgctgtccccatgtcccccaacTCAGCTCTCAAAATCCGCCGTCACCCCGCAGCAGATGCATGGCCGGCAGCAGCCGCAGCGTGGGAAGGGGTCCTGGGGCACCGCGTCTTGGCACAGCCCCGACGGCTGCTGCGTGACCGCCGGCTCCTTGCACGAGCCCATGGTGGCCGTGTCTGGCAGGGACCGTCCGGCCACCCGGGGCTGCTCCTTGTCAGCCTTGATGGCGAGGAAGGTGGCCAGGTCGAGGTCGAGCATGGTGACGCCGCCGCGTGGCGTGGGCGTATTTTGGCGGCACTGCGGGCAGGGGATCCAGCGCTGCTCGTTGGCGACGGCGTCCAGGTGCTTGAGGCAGGTCTGGCAGAAGGTATGGCCGCAGTACAGCCGGCGCGGCAGCCGGCCGCACAGGTCGTAGGAGGAGTAGCAGATGATGCACTCGACCCTCTGGCTGCCCCGGCTCGGCGTGCGTGAGTGCGCCTCGGTGCGTGGCCCCGTGTCCTCGGCCCGGGGGCTGCCACCGGCCTGGGACATGCTGCAAGTGGAGGGGAGGGCGGGAGGAGATGTCAGCCCCacggctggggcagggagcagggtgTGGGGTGCCACCTCCACGTGGAGAAAAAGTTCAAGGGAGATGGGGACCAGTCCCACGCAGTGGGGGCACTTGCGGGTTGCTGGAGGTATCAGGGTTCCTGCCAAacatccctgcctgccccgtGGCCAGCCCTGCCTCTCTGGGGTGAACCCCATCCACGGGGATGCGTTATCCCAGCGCCACCCTCCATGGCTCTGCTGAatgccccctccctcccacaggggctgggggcggccaGACCTCATctgcctgcccagggctgcGGGGGCTCTGGCCCAGTGGGCACCATGGGGTGGGAAGAAGGTGGGAGCAGCAACCTGAGGGCCAGGCCATGCCATAGCCCTGCTTCGTGCCAGCCTTGGGCACCAGCCTGTGGATGTCAGCAGCAGGGGGCAGGCATGCAggctggtggggaggggaccAGCATCATCTCAGGGTACCCTCCAGCACGTCTGCAACCCTCTCCAAGGGGCCACCAGGACCCCACACCTTCCCCACTGGTGACCTTGAGCATTTTGGTTGGTGTGGGCACCCACTTCTCCCCCCAACCCTGTTCCCCATCCCTACCTGGGGTGCTGTCCTCCCCAGGACCTCAGGGGAGgtggcagaggggctgcagcatcccGAGGGGCTGTGGCAGTCCTGGGAGCAGCATCAGGGTCccaagcagctccctgccaggtCCCAGCGGCCGCAGGTGGCTGTGCGGTGGGAA
It encodes:
- the RNF224 gene encoding RING finger protein 224, which codes for MSQAGGSPRAEDTGPRTEAHSRTPSRGSQRVECIICYSSYDLCGRLPRRLYCGHTFCQTCLKHLDAVANEQRWIPCPQCRQNTPTPRGGVTMLDLDLATFLAIKADKEQPRVAGRSLPDTATMGSCKEPAVTQQPSGLCQDAVPQDPFPRCGCCRPCICCGVTADFES